In Alteracholeplasma palmae J233, a single genomic region encodes these proteins:
- a CDS encoding GTP-binding protein encodes MENKKIPITILNGYLGAGKTTLLNHLLNNQVGLKIAVIVNDLSEVNIDAKLIEQGTSVEHIKEEMVELSNGCICCSLRSDLLVGITRLVDSKKYDYIIIESSGVTEPIPVAQTIIMGQTEDGRDLSQLCYIDSMLTVVDALRMKTEFNLGQALEEHGHEHEEHHHDHHHDDEEEKPIAGLLVEQLEFCNIVLLNKTDLVSKEELAIIKSYIKKIQPEATLIETKFGKVPFDQILNTHSFNLKTVANSAGWIQELDGHDHEEAHDHASEYGISSFVYRRKRPFDIKKLGLFYDYLPRSIVRTKGVIWLDINHDYAFMISQAGESMKFEEFGLWLGSRSEEDIQAYLKNSEKLRKNWDEYHDRQTELVIIGIHMDQKEVETMLDNALMTKEELETSWNEYLKIKNAK; translated from the coding sequence ATGGAAAATAAAAAAATACCAATTACGATATTAAACGGATATTTAGGTGCCGGCAAAACGACCCTTTTGAATCATCTACTTAATAATCAAGTAGGATTAAAAATCGCAGTTATTGTTAATGATTTAAGTGAAGTTAACATAGATGCTAAATTAATTGAACAAGGTACATCAGTTGAACATATCAAAGAAGAAATGGTTGAACTATCTAATGGATGTATTTGTTGTAGCTTAAGAAGTGACTTACTAGTAGGTATTACAAGGCTTGTTGATAGTAAAAAATATGACTACATTATTATTGAAAGTTCAGGAGTTACTGAACCTATCCCTGTTGCACAAACAATTATTATGGGACAAACAGAAGATGGTAGAGATTTAAGTCAGTTATGTTATATAGATTCAATGCTAACGGTTGTTGATGCTTTAAGAATGAAAACAGAGTTTAATTTAGGACAAGCATTAGAAGAACATGGGCATGAACATGAAGAACATCATCACGATCACCACCATGATGATGAAGAAGAAAAACCTATTGCAGGACTTTTAGTAGAACAACTTGAGTTTTGTAACATAGTTCTTTTAAATAAAACAGATTTAGTAAGTAAAGAAGAACTAGCAATTATTAAATCATATATAAAAAAAATTCAACCAGAAGCAACTCTAATTGAAACTAAATTTGGTAAAGTACCATTTGATCAAATCTTAAATACCCATTCATTTAATTTAAAAACTGTTGCCAATAGTGCAGGATGGATTCAAGAATTAGATGGACATGACCATGAGGAAGCACATGATCATGCTTCAGAATATGGTATTAGTTCTTTTGTCTATAGAAGAAAAAGACCTTTTGATATCAAAAAACTAGGATTATTTTATGATTATTTACCAAGAAGTATTGTTAGAACTAAAGGTGTCATCTGGTTAGATATTAATCATGACTATGCTTTTATGATTTCTCAAGCAGGTGAAAGTATGAAATTTGAAGAATTTGGCTTATGGCTAGGTTCAAGATCAGAAGAAGATATTCAAGCATACTTAAAAAACTCAGAAAAACTCAGAAAAAACTGGGATGAATATCATGACAGACAAACAGAATTAGTCATCATAGGTATTCATATGGACCAAAAAGAAGTAGAAACGATGCTAGATAATGCTTTAATGACAAAAGAAGAATTAGAAACATCATGGAATGAATACTTAAAAATAAAAAATGCTAAATAA
- a CDS encoding zinc ribbon domain-containing protein YjdM: protein MNCPSCGFEYTYEEDGKLVCSACQFTWEKESEEKFVLDSNNNKLFDGDAVIIIKDLKVKGASSDLKQGTKVANIRIVDGDHNIDCKIPGFGQMSLKSEFVKKA from the coding sequence ATGAATTGTCCAAGTTGCGGTTTTGAATACACATATGAAGAAGATGGTAAATTAGTATGTTCTGCATGTCAATTTACATGGGAAAAAGAGTCAGAAGAAAAATTTGTCTTAGATTCTAATAACAATAAACTATTTGACGGAGATGCTGTAATAATCATAAAAGATTTAAAAGTAAAAGGAGCTTCATCAGATTTAAAGCAAGGAACTAAAGTTGCAAACATTAGAATTGTAGATGGGGATCACAATATAGATTGCAAAATACCAGGGTTTGGCCAAATGAGTTTAAAGTCTGAATTCGTAAAAAAAGCTTAA
- a CDS encoding metal ABC transporter permease codes for MFNFLTQDFMIRALLLALSLSAAASLLSPFLVLNKQAMIADGLSHVAFTGIIFGLLFSNQAFYIAIPFTVLASIFITYLGNIKMIDHDSAIGVISTFTLAVGLIVVSLTDGFNRDIESLLTGAILSSSSVDVWISFAILIITGAFITFFYRSLLSLTYDESYAKFSKVKSTFLKYCLSALTGLFIVVGIRTVGMLLISTFIIFPALIASQISRSFKQTILISLLVSVVSVFLSIWISYELDTPTGSTIVVFYTLVLALAIIYRRFFKKN; via the coding sequence ATGTTTAATTTCCTAACTCAAGATTTTATGATAAGAGCACTACTGCTTGCCTTATCTCTTTCTGCCGCAGCTTCTTTATTAAGTCCTTTTTTAGTTTTAAATAAACAAGCTATGATTGCTGATGGATTAAGTCATGTAGCTTTTACTGGTATCATTTTTGGTTTATTATTTAGTAACCAAGCATTCTATATAGCCATTCCTTTTACGGTTCTAGCTTCTATTTTTATTACTTACTTAGGTAATATAAAAATGATTGATCACGACTCTGCGATTGGTGTTATTTCGACATTTACGCTTGCTGTTGGATTAATCGTTGTAAGTTTGACTGATGGATTTAATAGAGATATTGAATCTTTACTGACTGGTGCTATTTTATCTTCTAGTTCAGTGGATGTTTGGATATCTTTTGCTATTCTTATTATTACAGGTGCTTTTATTACTTTCTTTTATAGATCATTATTATCACTTACGTATGATGAGAGTTATGCTAAATTTTCAAAAGTAAAATCTACTTTTTTAAAGTATTGTTTATCTGCATTAACAGGGTTATTTATAGTTGTTGGAATTAGGACTGTCGGCATGCTATTGATTTCAACATTTATTATTTTCCCTGCTTTAATTGCTTCTCAAATTTCAAGAAGCTTTAAGCAAACTATTCTAATCAGCCTTTTAGTCTCAGTGGTAAGTGTTTTCTTGAGTATTTGGATATCATACGAATTAGATACCCCTACAGGATCAACAATTGTTGTTTTCTATACTTTAGTATTGGCCTTAGCGATTATTTATAGACGTTTCTTTAAGAAAAATTAA
- a CDS encoding metal ABC transporter ATP-binding protein translates to MHNYSKETTSISNKPLIAQINNISVRFDQITALENISFSLNKGDFLYVLGPNGAGKSTLIKVLTRSLKPSSGTIMLTTNKLGFLPQMLNRKQNFPITVIETIYTGFDKQKLIMSKEEKLIIFKWLEKMGISHLAKNMMHTLSGGEQQRVYLIRALVSNPELLILDEPTSALDPDFRKAFHDLLNDLNAKGVTIIFVTHDLHNMDTVNKKVLHIDKNVLYFGLCSNYQKEVSHHV, encoded by the coding sequence ATGCACAATTACTCGAAAGAAACTACATCAATCTCAAACAAGCCTTTGATAGCGCAAATTAATAATATTTCTGTTCGCTTTGATCAAATAACGGCTTTAGAAAATATTAGTTTCAGTTTAAATAAAGGAGATTTTTTATATGTATTAGGACCTAACGGTGCTGGAAAATCTACTTTAATCAAAGTTTTAACTAGAAGTTTAAAACCTTCTAGTGGTACGATTATGCTTACTACGAATAAACTAGGGTTTTTACCTCAAATGTTAAATAGAAAACAAAATTTTCCTATTACCGTTATTGAAACCATTTATACTGGTTTTGATAAGCAAAAACTTATTATGAGTAAAGAAGAAAAGCTCATTATCTTTAAATGGTTAGAAAAAATGGGTATTTCGCATCTTGCTAAAAATATGATGCATACTCTTTCAGGTGGAGAGCAACAAAGAGTCTATTTAATTAGAGCTTTAGTTTCAAATCCAGAATTACTTATTTTAGATGAACCTACATCTGCCTTAGATCCAGATTTTAGAAAAGCATTTCATGATTTATTAAATGATTTAAATGCTAAAGGTGTAACAATTATATTTGTAACCCATGATCTTCATAATATGGATACAGTTAATAAAAAAGTATTACACATAGATAAAAATGTTTTATATTTTGGATTGTGTAGTAACTATCAAAAAGAGGTATCCCATCATGTTTAA
- a CDS encoding metal ABC transporter substrate-binding protein: MVFIKTYIKKLFFIFSILLSSFILVACNKDADADIITTLYPQYDIAKNIVGNKKEVKLLTPFGSEVHDFSPTAKDIVNIRKADLFIYTSDIMEPWVKDILTESTHSINLSTSYTLVPYKNNALVDDIHFWTDPLIIIDLVKVIKQSIIKIDPENELFYEENASAYINKINKVHDDLLNLGNKQTIFFYGHNALASFGARYELNIISLSGNYKPDAELQPSQLENLKKAIIQNNAHFLFVGELIDLKGPNTLVSDLKKSGYQLTLLELHGFHNISLEQSKEGLTYAQLLERNYINLKQAFDSAN; this comes from the coding sequence GTGGTTTTTATCAAAACATATATTAAAAAACTTTTTTTTATCTTTTCAATTTTACTATCATCTTTTATTTTAGTCGCATGCAATAAAGATGCTGATGCAGATATTATTACTACTTTGTATCCTCAATATGATATTGCAAAAAATATTGTTGGTAATAAAAAGGAAGTTAAACTTCTAACTCCTTTTGGAAGTGAAGTCCATGATTTTTCACCAACTGCCAAAGATATAGTTAACATAAGAAAAGCAGACTTATTTATTTACACAAGTGATATCATGGAACCTTGGGTAAAAGATATTTTAACTGAATCTACTCATTCAATTAATCTGTCTACTTCTTATACTTTAGTGCCTTATAAAAATAATGCTTTAGTAGATGATATTCATTTTTGGACTGACCCATTGATTATTATTGACTTAGTTAAAGTGATTAAGCAATCTATTATCAAGATAGATCCAGAAAATGAACTTTTTTATGAAGAAAATGCTTCTGCTTATATTAATAAGATAAATAAGGTTCATGATGACTTACTGAATTTAGGAAATAAACAAACAATTTTCTTTTATGGACACAATGCATTAGCCTCTTTTGGGGCTAGATATGAATTAAACATCATCTCTTTAAGTGGCAATTATAAACCAGATGCAGAACTGCAACCAAGTCAGTTAGAAAATCTTAAAAAAGCAATCATTCAAAATAATGCTCATTTTTTATTTGTAGGAGAACTTATAGATTTAAAAGGTCCTAATACGCTTGTATCTGATTTAAAAAAGAGTGGGTACCAATTAACCCTTTTAGAACTACATGGTTTTCACAATATTAGTTTAGAACAAAGTAAAGAAGGTTTAACTTATGCACAATTACTCGAAAGAAACTACATCAATCTCAAACAAGCCTTTGATAGCGCAAATTAA
- a CDS encoding Ig-like domain-containing protein, translating to MKKIMSLLAIMILGIILVACSDKKIAVESITITSDKIYLNVNSTQELKVTVLPVDATNKALTFSIEDKTVATLDNNKVTGVKVGETKVTVSSVDKPELKKEIHIFVVSKTWPSAEIYDFSGFNLPEFINYTSVNVNKENLNSLTLEIKGIAKDLVDQSLNYYKEELIKQGWVVKTYDNHSGQLTHPSYNYYISMHNEFVHNGDTVELSIIKISDSEEHAHHHWDSIQTLVKTKFNIDLPDFIGSHEVEYKEVDNEITGTLELANRGENLNDFLETLIKEGFLKEEGSNDHAGTYEKDGLEFYYHLSHDNENIIQFKVSKHEHHHDHHHWDSIQTLVKTKFNLDLPDFIGSHEVEYKELDNEITGTVELANRGENLNDFLETLIKEGFLKEEGSNDHAGTYEKDGLKFYYHLSHDNANIIQFKVSKHEHHHDHYHWDSIQTLVKTKFNLDLPDFIGSHEVEYKELDNEITGTVELANRGENLNDFLETLIKEGFLKEEGSNDHAGTYEKDGLKFYYHLSHDNANIIQFKVSKHEHHHDHYHWDSIQTLVKTKFNLDLPDFIGSHEVEYKETDNEITGTVELANRHENLNDYGKLLIDLGFIADDKNNDHVGIYTKELVEFSYHVSHDNENYLDIKITTKKNTWEDVKNIVSEKFQITLSEFLDIKNTTLQVSENKVIFIIEVKNEVLESNLNTFLNSFDEKVWIKNENNDSHMGYLTKANEIQISYHNNKAHGQNTIEFEISSKVKATTTWPENELKAILGFELPKFEGYTALVFSNESKSITLKVSESLTEKVLAYVETLKSNGWTVFKENPYVTTLDSQNGTYRMFIRNGMVNSDQVDIILNEITK from the coding sequence ATGAAAAAAATAATGAGCCTTTTGGCAATAATGATATTAGGAATTATTTTAGTTGCTTGTAGTGACAAAAAAATAGCAGTTGAAAGTATCACTATAACATCAGATAAAATATATTTAAATGTTAATAGTACTCAAGAACTTAAAGTAACTGTTTTACCTGTTGATGCTACAAACAAAGCATTAACATTTAGTATAGAAGATAAAACAGTAGCTACTCTAGATAATAACAAGGTCACAGGAGTTAAAGTAGGAGAAACAAAAGTGACTGTTTCATCTGTTGATAAACCAGAATTAAAAAAAGAAATACATATTTTTGTAGTGAGTAAAACTTGGCCAAGTGCTGAAATCTACGACTTTTCTGGTTTCAATCTACCTGAATTTATTAACTACACAAGCGTCAATGTTAACAAAGAAAATCTAAATAGCCTTACTTTAGAAATTAAAGGTATTGCAAAAGATTTAGTTGATCAAAGTTTAAATTACTATAAAGAAGAACTAATTAAACAAGGTTGGGTTGTAAAAACTTATGATAATCATTCAGGACAATTGACACATCCATCTTATAACTACTATATAAGCATGCACAATGAATTTGTTCATAATGGTGATACAGTAGAATTAAGTATAATAAAAATAAGTGATTCAGAAGAACATGCTCACCACCACTGGGACAGTATCCAAACATTAGTAAAAACTAAATTCAATATAGATTTACCAGATTTTATAGGATCACATGAAGTTGAATATAAAGAAGTAGATAATGAAATTACTGGAACATTAGAATTAGCAAATAGAGGCGAAAACTTAAATGATTTCTTAGAAACTTTAATCAAAGAAGGGTTTTTAAAAGAAGAGGGAAGCAATGATCACGCTGGAACATATGAAAAAGATGGATTGGAATTTTATTATCACTTGAGTCATGACAATGAAAATATCATCCAGTTTAAAGTATCAAAACATGAACACCATCATGATCACCACCACTGGGACAGCATCCAAACATTAGTAAAAACTAAATTTAACTTAGATTTACCAGATTTTATAGGATCACATGAAGTTGAATATAAAGAATTGGACAATGAGATTACTGGAACAGTAGAATTAGCAAATAGAGGCGAAAACTTAAATGATTTCTTAGAAACTTTAATCAAAGAAGGGTTTTTAAAAGAAGAGGGAAGCAATGATCACGCTGGAACGTATGAAAAAGATGGATTGAAATTTTACTATCATTTAAGTCATGATAATGCAAATATTATCCAGTTTAAAGTATCAAAACATGAACACCATCATGATCACTACCACTGGGACAGTATCCAAACATTAGTAAAAACTAAATTTAACTTAGATTTACCAGATTTTATAGGATCACATGAAGTTGAATATAAAGAATTGGACAATGAGATTACTGGAACAGTAGAATTAGCAAATAGAGGCGAAAACTTAAATGATTTCTTAGAAACTTTAATCAAAGAAGGGTTTTTAAAAGAAGAGGGAAGCAATGATCACGCTGGAACGTATGAAAAAGATGGATTGAAATTTTACTATCATTTAAGTCATGATAATGCAAATATTATCCAGTTTAAAGTATCAAAACATGAACACCATCATGATCACTACCACTGGGACAGTATCCAAACATTAGTAAAAACTAAATTTAACTTAGATTTACCAGATTTTATAGGATCACATGAAGTTGAATATAAAGAAACAGATAATGAGATTACTGGAACAGTAGAATTAGCAAACAGACACGAAAACTTAAATGACTATGGAAAACTACTTATAGATTTAGGTTTTATAGCAGATGATAAAAATAATGATCACGTAGGTATTTACACAAAAGAATTAGTAGAATTTTCATATCATGTTAGTCATGATAACGAAAATTACTTAGATATAAAAATTACTACTAAAAAAAATACATGGGAAGATGTTAAAAATATAGTTTCTGAAAAATTTCAAATCACATTAAGTGAATTTCTTGATATAAAGAATACCACACTCCAAGTATCTGAAAATAAAGTAATATTTATTATAGAAGTAAAAAATGAAGTATTAGAATCTAATTTGAATACTTTCTTAAACTCATTTGATGAAAAAGTTTGGATTAAAAATGAAAATAATGATTCACATATGGGATATTTAACTAAAGCCAATGAGATTCAAATTTCTTACCATAATAACAAAGCACATGGACAAAATACAATAGAATTTGAAATAAGTTCAAAAGTAAAGGCAACCACTACTTGGCCAGAAAATGAACTTAAAGCAATCTTAGGATTTGAATTGCCTAAATTTGAAGGATATACAGCACTAGTTTTTTCTAATGAATCTAAAAGTATTACTTTAAAAGTTAGCGAAAGCTTAACTGAAAAAGTCTTAGCATATGTGGAAACTTTAAAAAGTAATGGATGGACTGTTTTTAAAGAAAATCCATATGTAACAACATTAGATAGTCAAAACGGCACATATAGAATGTTTATAAGAAATGGCATGGTTAATTCAGATCAGGTAGATATTATTCTTAATGAAATAACTAAATAA
- a CDS encoding iron chaperone, which produces MKLNSVLEYLETLDSKTKNKIITLRNTILNFDSRITETISYNMPAYKINKAILYYFVYKNHIGIYPHGEAINYFKEELKNYKCSKGAIQIPIDDEIPLELIVKILDFNIKTLENKEL; this is translated from the coding sequence ATGAAACTTAATAGTGTCTTAGAATATTTAGAAACATTGGATTCAAAAACTAAAAATAAAATAATTACTTTAAGAAATACAATCTTAAATTTTGATTCTAGAATTACAGAAACTATCAGTTATAATATGCCAGCTTATAAAATTAATAAAGCTATTTTATATTATTTTGTTTATAAGAACCATATTGGAATATACCCACATGGAGAAGCAATTAATTATTTTAAAGAAGAACTTAAAAACTATAAATGCTCTAAAGGAGCCATCCAAATTCCTATTGATGATGAAATACCATTAGAATTAATTGTTAAAATTTTAGACTTTAATATTAAAACACTGGAAAATAAAGAACTATAA
- a CDS encoding PTS sugar transporter subunit IIA, which translates to MKNDLISKDTIFLDLVVKTKDELFLMMSEELFKLNKIESKEAFYESLKQRESIITTGIGDGIGIPHAKDKTVYHPFVAFIKIENGIEYEALDKKKVDLVFMLAVSENSERLHLEILANLSRHLLNEGFIKRLRNSSTVEETYEVLKEIESEVNFKK; encoded by the coding sequence ATGAAAAATGATTTAATCTCAAAAGATACAATTTTTTTAGACTTAGTAGTTAAGACTAAAGATGAATTGTTTTTAATGATGAGTGAAGAATTATTTAAGCTTAATAAAATAGAATCAAAAGAAGCATTCTATGAAAGTCTTAAACAAAGAGAAAGTATTATCACTACAGGAATTGGTGATGGTATTGGTATTCCTCACGCCAAAGATAAAACAGTTTATCACCCTTTTGTTGCCTTTATCAAAATAGAAAATGGAATAGAATACGAAGCTCTTGATAAAAAGAAAGTTGATCTCGTTTTTATGCTGGCTGTTTCAGAAAATTCAGAAAGATTACATTTAGAAATATTGGCTAACTTATCCAGACATTTATTAAATGAAGGATTTATTAAAAGACTAAGAAATTCAAGCACCGTAGAAGAAACATATGAAGTCTTAAAAGAAATAGAAAGTGAAGTAAACTTTAAAAAATGA
- a CDS encoding PTS fructose transporter subunit IIB yields the protein MKVIAITACPMGIAHTYIAAEALRKAAYAKGIDLIIEKHAALGIEGTLTEEEIKDADAIIIAADMHVDLTRFKDKKIVTGTTADAISNADALFEKIELE from the coding sequence ATGAAAGTAATTGCAATAACTGCATGCCCTATGGGGATTGCTCACACATATATTGCTGCTGAAGCATTAAGAAAAGCTGCTTATGCTAAAGGTATTGATTTAATTATTGAAAAACATGCTGCCCTAGGCATTGAAGGAACTCTAACAGAAGAAGAAATTAAAGATGCAGACGCAATCATTATTGCTGCTGATATGCATGTTGATTTAACCCGATTTAAAGATAAAAAAATAGTTACAGGAACAACCGCAGATGCTATATCAAATGCAGATGCATTATTTGAAAAAATAGAATTAGAGTAG
- a CDS encoding PTS family fructose transporter IIABC component — MKKSIQSALMQGLSYSLIFLVVKGIAICLNQYFPSQFFLEISKYSEMLFYIMFVAFLCYDMADKPGLAIGAITGILIYHYQAGLYGVLLYGILAGYLVKYIKKYLIYLPQELKYLNSILWLPLLSLFILIPGIYFSASYLQQAYSQSVNFFKAIENYKIVLFLIGGILASLMAYDAGGRVNKTTYLIIVLLSGDFPILMTSVIIGGMVPPLVIATYRLIYKNELTVEEEPKIRYQFAMGLSFITEGALPYIRKNEMIRFLLVMSAFFAGALTSVFMIKTLVPHGGILATVTMNKPLIFIIIIVSISLIMSQIIRLLKYIEEKKEVKKV, encoded by the coding sequence ATGAAAAAAAGTATTCAAAGTGCTCTTATGCAGGGGTTATCATATAGTTTAATTTTTTTAGTAGTTAAAGGGATAGCTATTTGCTTGAATCAATATTTTCCATCACAATTCTTTTTAGAAATAAGCAAATATTCTGAAATGCTTTTTTATATTATGTTTGTTGCTTTCCTATGCTATGACATGGCAGATAAGCCTGGACTTGCTATAGGAGCTATTACAGGTATCTTAATTTATCATTATCAAGCAGGCTTATATGGCGTGCTTTTATATGGAATACTAGCAGGTTATCTAGTCAAGTATATTAAAAAGTATTTAATTTATTTACCTCAAGAATTAAAATATCTTAATAGTATCTTGTGGTTACCGTTATTATCTTTATTTATTTTAATACCAGGCATTTATTTTAGTGCAAGTTATCTACAACAAGCCTATAGCCAATCAGTTAACTTTTTTAAAGCAATTGAAAACTATAAAATAGTTTTATTTCTTATAGGCGGTATTTTGGCTTCACTTATGGCATATGATGCTGGAGGAAGAGTAAATAAAACTACTTATTTAATTATTGTTTTATTAAGTGGTGATTTTCCTATTTTAATGACCTCTGTCATTATTGGAGGCATGGTGCCACCTTTAGTAATAGCTACCTACCGATTAATATATAAGAATGAGTTAACTGTTGAAGAAGAACCTAAAATAAGATATCAATTTGCAATGGGGCTATCATTTATTACCGAAGGCGCCTTACCTTATATTAGAAAAAATGAAATGATTAGATTTCTTCTAGTTATGAGTGCGTTTTTTGCAGGGGCACTAACTTCTGTTTTTATGATAAAAACATTAGTTCCTCACGGTGGTATCTTAGCAACTGTAACAATGAATAAACCACTTATTTTTATAATAATAATTGTTTCAATTTCGTTAATTATGAGTCAAATAATAAGACTTTTAAAATATATAGAAGAAAAAAAGGAAGTAAAAAAAGTATGA
- a CDS encoding DsbA family protein, which translates to MRIDVWMDFNCPQSYISIKRLIKTVEAFKFNEEIEIVYRSYEQEDRKDALSKIDEDDLNKLNIKLDNIKPIKTQLPHQMLHLGKKNKCQQEVLLKLFKARFEENKDISNKEVLKEVLKDLLKEQEIEKTISELTFKNAIELNKENAIRRNITKLPHYRFNHTVDLEENPTIETFKKAIVTMYQKETNTTYCEDDNCYR; encoded by the coding sequence ATGAGAATAGATGTTTGGATGGATTTCAATTGTCCACAAAGCTATATATCAATTAAAAGATTAATTAAAACTGTTGAAGCTTTTAAATTCAACGAAGAAATTGAAATAGTTTATAGAAGTTATGAACAAGAAGACAGAAAAGATGCTTTAAGTAAAATAGATGAAGATGATCTAAATAAATTAAATATTAAACTAGATAATATTAAACCTATTAAAACTCAACTGCCTCATCAAATGTTACATCTAGGTAAAAAGAATAAGTGCCAACAAGAAGTACTACTTAAATTGTTTAAAGCTAGATTTGAAGAAAATAAGGATATCTCTAATAAAGAGGTTTTAAAAGAAGTTTTAAAAGATTTACTTAAAGAACAAGAAATTGAAAAAACAATTTCAGAACTAACATTTAAAAACGCTATTGAATTAAATAAAGAAAATGCGATTAGAAGAAATATTACTAAATTACCACATTACCGTTTTAATCATACTGTTGATTTAGAAGAAAATCCAACAATAGAAACATTCAAAAAAGCAATCGTGACAATGTATCAAAAAGAAACTAATACAACTTATTGTGAAGATGATAACTGCTATAGATAA